One window of the Halobacillus litoralis genome contains the following:
- a CDS encoding DHHW family protein: protein MKKLRNALTSIGFVIVLFTIGLYMIFSPVRETSYIENRSLATAPPIEGNQIVNGEFMKRFEQFFTDQFPGRDVWLKTYLNIQSTLDKTFLLGYYVSEDAWITTEPDHSFPEGQLAEGAEHVNALNEELQNKGMDFYYINTPHKVTNMQFLLPDYIERGAYDQVRHYFLNSLDRSVEKMDMIEQFNEDYSDSEMKQLFFKTDHHWNSYGAFEGYRKIIEWLAEQNQEFSPVTEKLTHDAYERSCLSEKEFVGSFNRQLYLSVDTEERKCAFFPKDDAYDDFVVENEGERVDNQNIYGRAFHDTEEKVYYSTLHTTDFRELKITNPARPEGEKVLIIKDSYVNALSFLMAQQFQETTYYDPRHNKDRSLMEYIKNHDFDIVMVMYNDPSSAGAIYEFNQPPESQD from the coding sequence ATGAAAAAATTGAGGAATGCCCTTACTTCCATCGGATTTGTAATCGTGCTTTTCACAATCGGTCTTTATATGATTTTCAGTCCAGTCAGAGAAACATCCTATATCGAAAACCGCTCGCTCGCTACAGCTCCCCCTATAGAAGGAAATCAAATTGTGAACGGGGAATTCATGAAACGGTTCGAGCAATTTTTCACCGATCAGTTCCCGGGCAGGGATGTTTGGTTGAAGACATATTTAAACATCCAGTCAACTCTCGATAAGACCTTTTTATTGGGATACTATGTATCTGAGGATGCGTGGATTACGACAGAACCGGACCATTCCTTCCCTGAAGGTCAATTGGCAGAAGGAGCCGAGCACGTCAATGCCCTCAACGAGGAATTACAAAATAAAGGAATGGATTTCTACTATATCAATACGCCTCATAAAGTGACGAACATGCAGTTCCTGCTACCTGATTACATTGAACGGGGCGCATACGATCAAGTCCGGCACTACTTTTTGAACTCTTTGGATCGTTCAGTGGAAAAAATGGACATGATCGAACAGTTCAATGAAGACTATAGTGATTCAGAGATGAAGCAGTTATTTTTCAAAACGGATCACCATTGGAACAGCTACGGCGCCTTTGAAGGGTACCGAAAAATCATTGAATGGCTGGCTGAGCAGAACCAGGAGTTTTCACCGGTTACTGAAAAGCTTACACATGATGCCTATGAACGTTCCTGTCTTTCTGAGAAGGAATTCGTGGGCAGCTTCAACCGCCAGCTGTATTTATCTGTCGATACCGAAGAAAGAAAATGTGCGTTTTTCCCTAAAGACGATGCCTATGATGATTTTGTAGTAGAGAATGAAGGAGAGCGTGTCGATAACCAGAACATCTACGGCCGCGCCTTCCATGATACCGAGGAAAAAGTTTACTATAGTACCCTCCATACGACAGATTTCAGGGAATTGAAAATCACCAACCCTGCTCGACCTGAAGGTGAAAAAGTGCTGATTATCAAGGATTCTTACGTCAATGCGTTATCATTCCTCATGGCTCAGCAATTTCAGGAAACAACGTATTATGACCCTCGTCACAATAAAGACCGCTCCTTAATGGAGTATATTAAGAACCACGATTTCGACATCGTCATGGTGATGTATAATGACCCTTCAAGTGCTGGAGCGATTTACGAATTCAACCAGCCTCCAGAGTCCCAGGACTAA
- a CDS encoding S-layer homology domain-containing protein — MKKILLMCLTVVLFVGITTPATASAEDDITGTLFEEEMRALVEAGIMKGYGDGTYGPKDKVTRAQFTTFIVRALDIQLGEDTVADVAASEDYNYGDVDPQKWYYPYIIAASDEGLIKGYPNGNFGPTDYITRQDMAMIMVSAAELKGVISEAEDLEFEDTDEIKSYAKDAVKRLTDLGIINGKERDGKIYFAPFDKTSRGETAAVINRLLNVLEPPEELDYRVATLSQDDDPTIHGDYETYEEAVAHADGDQVVLKGSNIVWIDEGKGTTNAFTILYTSESMTSNTTYTTSGVDVEVLEISEDWVKIRLADTVGYVDPKKVNLTPENMVKDESYYYVSDGNLYHRLYNAITDRTASYMYGAAPDFMKENARYYSENGNTFYNQSGTLAGEAYQYFNRMPLYTETEYTGEQLDEYVAHMVPDSPLIGTGDAFKKAEKEHGTNALYLLAHAIHESSWGQSKIAKDKNNLFGIGANDGNPYEDAWEYESYEEGILEAAEEFIVPRYFDSSTSIYNGAHLGNKSSGMNVKYASDAYWGQKIAGHMYRADQYLSSQYETRPEGEAYELAQTVASYVNVRANPEVGDNKLYQLPRVGTTVQILDEIEANGTWYEIAPKNIGGDSYEKTFAYSDGFSSYGTSFKKLPVAK, encoded by the coding sequence ATGAAGAAAATACTTCTAATGTGTCTGACAGTCGTCCTTTTTGTCGGAATAACGACTCCAGCAACTGCCTCGGCAGAAGACGATATTACAGGCACCCTATTTGAAGAAGAAATGAGGGCCCTCGTAGAAGCGGGCATCATGAAAGGGTACGGAGACGGTACATACGGACCAAAAGACAAGGTGACACGCGCCCAATTTACGACATTCATCGTAAGAGCGCTCGACATTCAACTCGGAGAAGATACGGTTGCTGATGTAGCCGCTTCTGAAGATTATAATTACGGGGATGTCGATCCGCAGAAATGGTATTATCCATATATCATCGCTGCGAGTGACGAAGGTCTGATCAAAGGGTATCCGAATGGAAACTTCGGACCGACCGATTACATAACACGCCAGGATATGGCAATGATTATGGTTAGTGCCGCCGAACTGAAAGGTGTCATTAGTGAAGCAGAGGACCTTGAGTTTGAAGATACGGATGAAATCAAATCTTACGCGAAGGATGCTGTCAAACGATTGACGGACCTTGGTATCATCAACGGGAAAGAAAGAGATGGAAAAATTTATTTCGCACCTTTTGACAAGACTTCCCGTGGAGAAACAGCGGCTGTCATCAACCGCCTGTTGAATGTGCTCGAGCCACCTGAAGAGTTGGATTACCGGGTAGCTACTCTATCTCAAGATGACGATCCTACGATTCACGGAGACTATGAAACATACGAAGAGGCTGTTGCTCATGCAGACGGAGACCAGGTCGTCCTGAAAGGGAGTAACATTGTCTGGATCGATGAAGGAAAAGGAACAACCAACGCCTTTACGATTCTATATACTTCTGAATCTATGACATCTAACACGACCTATACAACGAGTGGAGTAGATGTAGAAGTCCTCGAAATCAGTGAAGACTGGGTTAAAATCCGCCTTGCTGATACAGTTGGCTATGTCGATCCGAAAAAAGTCAACTTGACGCCAGAGAATATGGTCAAAGATGAATCCTATTACTATGTAAGCGATGGTAACCTCTATCACCGCTTATACAATGCCATTACAGACCGCACAGCCTCGTATATGTACGGTGCTGCACCAGACTTCATGAAAGAAAATGCGAGATACTATAGTGAAAACGGAAATACATTCTACAATCAATCAGGGACTTTGGCAGGCGAAGCTTACCAATACTTCAACAGAATGCCCCTTTATACAGAAACAGAGTATACAGGCGAACAGCTTGATGAGTATGTAGCACACATGGTTCCTGACAGTCCATTGATCGGTACTGGTGATGCTTTCAAGAAAGCGGAAAAAGAGCATGGCACAAACGCCCTTTATCTTCTTGCCCACGCGATCCACGAAAGCAGCTGGGGCCAAAGTAAAATCGCGAAAGACAAAAACAACCTGTTCGGAATCGGAGCAAATGACGGAAACCCTTACGAAGATGCTTGGGAATATGAAAGTTACGAAGAAGGTATTCTGGAAGCTGCAGAAGAGTTCATCGTACCCCGTTACTTCGATTCAAGCACTTCCATTTATAATGGCGCGCACCTCGGCAACAAGAGCAGCGGAATGAACGTGAAATACGCTTCTGATGCTTACTGGGGTCAAAAAATTGCCGGTCATATGTATCGAGCAGATCAGTACTTGAGCAGCCAATATGAAACCAGACCAGAAGGGGAAGCCTATGAACTTGCTCAAACCGTTGCTTCTTACGTAAATGTCCGGGCGAATCCGGAGGTTGGCGACAATAAGCTGTACCAACTGCCAAGAGTGGGAACGACAGTTCAAATCCTCGATGAAATCGAAGCGAACGGCACTTGGTATGAAATTGCACCTAAGAATATCGGCGGAGATTCATATGAAAAAACATTCGCCTACAGTGATGGTTTCTCCTCCTACGGAACCAGCTTCAAAAAGCTGCCTGTCGCAAAATAA
- a CDS encoding N-acetylmuramoyl-L-alanine amidase, which produces MVKKMSGLLVGLLLLSLVLGQYDKVSASSIEGIPSAYENEITYLTGKSIIKGMPDGAFHGSDEVTREQAATMVGRALDLDGEQRSTSFPDVNEGSFASGYIQSAVEEGVIKGYPDGTYKPKEIMTRGEMAYLISNAFNLKETSDVSYKDVSNKNNVYHSVNLLTTAGISEGVPGGYFKPEKTITRTEFALFVARGMNPDFKVSQEEEEPLEVIDEKVVDADFLNVRQGPGVNHEKVGKLDPGEVVSVYKREGDWVYISSGNTKGYVNSYYLIDKPTKNWKIALDPGHGGSDPGASANGLIEKNVVLDVGLKTREIVENAGIDVVMTRQSDWYPSLDGRVAIATRNDADAFVSIHANAFISSATGVETFYYAAGLSDREYASVKLASFINNRLYKEMDMSNRGVKNVGYRVVKANPLPAVLTEIGFLTNDEDSSKLKTQKYREAASRAVALGIVDYYNWKE; this is translated from the coding sequence ATGGTAAAGAAAATGTCTGGTTTGCTTGTAGGTCTTCTTTTACTGAGTTTGGTTTTAGGTCAATATGATAAAGTTTCAGCATCGTCAATAGAGGGGATTCCATCTGCTTATGAAAATGAAATAACTTATCTGACCGGGAAATCGATCATCAAGGGTATGCCTGATGGTGCTTTCCATGGTTCTGATGAAGTGACAAGAGAACAAGCGGCTACAATGGTCGGACGTGCTTTGGATCTTGACGGGGAGCAAAGAAGTACTTCCTTTCCTGATGTGAACGAAGGTTCATTTGCTTCTGGGTACATACAGTCTGCCGTTGAAGAGGGAGTCATCAAGGGTTATCCGGATGGTACCTACAAACCGAAAGAAATTATGACACGTGGTGAAATGGCTTATTTGATTTCTAATGCTTTCAACTTGAAAGAGACGAGTGATGTTTCCTATAAAGATGTCAGCAATAAGAACAATGTTTATCACTCGGTCAACCTGCTTACAACAGCTGGAATCTCTGAAGGTGTGCCGGGCGGGTATTTCAAGCCGGAAAAAACAATCACACGTACAGAATTCGCTTTGTTCGTAGCTAGAGGGATGAACCCGGACTTCAAGGTTTCCCAAGAAGAGGAAGAGCCTTTAGAGGTGATTGATGAAAAAGTCGTCGACGCGGATTTCCTGAATGTCCGCCAAGGCCCTGGTGTCAACCACGAAAAAGTCGGTAAATTGGATCCGGGTGAGGTAGTTTCTGTTTACAAAAGAGAAGGAGATTGGGTTTACATCTCCTCTGGAAACACGAAAGGGTATGTCAATTCCTACTATTTAATTGACAAACCGACGAAGAATTGGAAAATAGCTTTGGATCCAGGGCATGGCGGCAGTGACCCTGGCGCAAGTGCGAATGGATTGATTGAGAAAAATGTCGTTCTTGATGTTGGTCTGAAAACAAGAGAAATTGTAGAAAATGCAGGAATTGATGTCGTCATGACACGTCAGTCTGACTGGTATCCATCACTGGACGGCCGTGTGGCGATCGCTACGAGAAACGATGCCGATGCATTCGTCAGCATCCACGCCAATGCTTTCATTAGCAGTGCAACTGGAGTGGAGACTTTCTATTATGCTGCAGGCTTGTCCGACCGCGAATATGCGAGTGTGAAGCTTGCTTCATTCATCAACAATCGTCTGTACAAAGAAATGGATATGTCGAACCGTGGTGTGAAGAACGTCGGCTACCGTGTCGTCAAAGCGAATCCACTACCAGCTGTTCTGACTGAAATCGGATTCTTGACCAATGATGAAGATTCTTCTAAACTTAAAACGCAGAAGTATCGTGAAGCAGCATCCAGAGCTGTTGCTCTTGGAATCGTTGACTATTATAATTGGAAAGAATAA
- a CDS encoding S-layer homology domain-containing protein yields MSYQPKSNRKFYATALTTAVVASAVAPVAVSADHVFPDVEDGEYYSDAVQYLADNAVLQGNEEGNFNPEGNIIRASAAEVLMKAQSIVPGGTEDFSDVDEDDWFYNAVRATSPAIFEGNGDGMFVPDRELTRQEAAAIIVRAYDLSGGEDHPFSDVEKGSWAEDDIAVAYENGIIKGNGEGEFMPEDNVTRKDFAVMVYRAMGEPTLDVTVESTTVIDANTLEVTWSNDETTEVSLEEALVNGENEVTFEVDGEEYTVTVNYDAVTPAVEAAETAIAELPEELTLEDAETVEAARALVETVYELDEDAEIEGLETLVTAEETIAALEAEAAAVAEATEAVETAEETLLEEDLADAQELVAELSDSDDKVLLNARLVNVQDQLDSIIEAVNTAEGELETFRALDVKPFENVNEDYITDYVTALDDYVTANGEFETAADIQGVIDAVNKTNLDAELKSDVDAANDAVDSVEAVDFTADNFDQDAFDVLVNEAQAAIDELPSDYKVEEDDDAPLAETLQNDLDEAVELASNYQNVVEPVVDAGNQVDLYNALVENFDNVVEENIGEYDFTDFTTVEEVQYEINFVNASETIDAFEVDADTTQEDIDALKALVPMTGEEDDDGNATPTDAEQELLNAVDAYQTEFDNLTKATEDLTKAVTAAEAALDAYLAAGGDEEDTVYTDVEAELEDAENVDFDSETSLTTATGELTTATGALETATDNMASLNEAVTAAESAQEAYLAAGGEEEDGLYQAVTDALDADPQVEADIESATTDLEVATAELELVSSINDAETAEELATALVNLENDNFNNLTSTQRLEVAEWFMTTVEDQDPAYSDSTVISTDLSDEISNVDGDGYLDLLAGVNGATSITTADEALEALNIEEYEALSAAEQLDAAENVWNNQPEGGYTSISSIVANF; encoded by the coding sequence ATGTCTTACCAACCTAAATCAAATCGTAAATTCTACGCAACAGCCCTTACTACAGCGGTGGTAGCTTCTGCAGTAGCACCAGTTGCTGTATCCGCGGATCACGTCTTCCCTGATGTTGAAGATGGCGAATATTATTCTGATGCTGTTCAGTATCTTGCTGACAATGCAGTCCTGCAAGGAAATGAAGAAGGCAACTTCAATCCAGAAGGAAACATCATCCGTGCTTCAGCTGCTGAAGTATTGATGAAAGCACAAAGCATCGTTCCTGGTGGAACTGAAGATTTCTCTGATGTAGATGAAGATGACTGGTTCTACAATGCAGTCCGCGCTACTTCTCCTGCAATCTTCGAAGGTAACGGCGATGGCATGTTCGTGCCAGATCGTGAACTTACTCGTCAGGAAGCAGCAGCGATCATCGTTCGTGCTTATGACTTGAGTGGTGGAGAAGATCACCCGTTCTCTGATGTTGAAAAAGGCAGCTGGGCTGAAGATGATATCGCAGTCGCATACGAAAATGGCATCATCAAAGGTAACGGCGAAGGTGAATTCATGCCTGAAGATAATGTAACTCGTAAAGACTTTGCAGTAATGGTTTACCGTGCAATGGGCGAGCCAACTTTAGATGTGACTGTAGAAAGCACAACTGTCATTGATGCTAATACTCTAGAAGTTACTTGGAGCAATGATGAGACTACAGAAGTAAGCCTTGAAGAAGCACTAGTTAACGGTGAAAACGAAGTAACTTTCGAAGTTGACGGAGAAGAGTACACTGTAACTGTTAATTACGATGCAGTAACTCCAGCTGTTGAAGCGGCTGAAACAGCAATTGCCGAGCTTCCAGAAGAATTGACTCTCGAAGACGCTGAAACAGTAGAAGCAGCTCGTGCACTTGTAGAAACTGTTTATGAACTAGACGAAGATGCTGAAATCGAAGGTCTTGAAACTCTAGTAACAGCAGAAGAAACGATCGCAGCACTTGAAGCAGAAGCTGCAGCAGTAGCAGAAGCTACGGAAGCAGTTGAAACTGCTGAAGAAACTCTTCTAGAAGAAGATCTTGCTGACGCTCAAGAGCTTGTTGCTGAGCTTTCTGACTCTGACGATAAAGTTCTATTGAACGCTCGTCTTGTAAATGTACAAGATCAATTGGATAGCATCATTGAAGCAGTAAATACAGCAGAAGGTGAGCTAGAAACTTTCCGCGCTCTTGATGTGAAACCATTTGAAAATGTTAACGAAGATTACATCACTGATTATGTAACAGCCCTTGATGACTATGTAACAGCTAATGGTGAATTCGAAACTGCTGCTGATATCCAAGGTGTAATCGATGCTGTAAACAAAACTAACCTTGATGCAGAGCTTAAATCTGATGTAGACGCTGCTAATGATGCTGTCGATAGTGTGGAAGCAGTTGACTTTACTGCTGACAACTTCGATCAAGATGCCTTCGATGTGTTAGTAAACGAAGCTCAAGCTGCTATCGATGAGCTGCCATCTGATTATAAAGTAGAGGAAGACGATGATGCTCCATTAGCTGAAACTCTACAAAATGATTTGGATGAAGCAGTAGAGCTTGCTTCTAACTACCAGAACGTTGTTGAACCAGTAGTAGATGCTGGTAATCAGGTTGATCTATACAATGCTCTTGTAGAGAACTTTGACAATGTTGTTGAAGAGAACATCGGTGAATATGATTTCACAGATTTCACAACTGTTGAAGAAGTGCAGTATGAGATTAACTTCGTGAATGCTTCCGAAACAATTGATGCATTTGAAGTTGACGCTGACACTACACAAGAAGACATTGATGCTCTAAAAGCATTAGTACCTATGACTGGTGAAGAAGATGATGATGGAAATGCAACTCCTACAGATGCAGAACAAGAACTTCTTAATGCAGTTGATGCTTATCAGACAGAATTTGATAACCTTACAAAAGCTACTGAAGACCTTACAAAAGCAGTAACGGCTGCTGAAGCTGCACTTGATGCTTATCTTGCAGCTGGTGGTGACGAAGAAGATACAGTTTATACTGATGTAGAAGCTGAACTTGAAGATGCTGAAAATGTAGACTTCGATAGCGAAACATCTCTAACAACAGCAACTGGTGAACTTACTACTGCAACTGGAGCGCTTGAAACTGCTACAGATAACATGGCGTCTCTTAATGAAGCTGTAACAGCAGCTGAATCTGCTCAGGAAGCATATCTAGCAGCTGGCGGTGAAGAAGAAGACGGTCTTTATCAAGCTGTAACTGATGCACTTGATGCTGATCCACAAGTTGAAGCTGACATTGAATCAGCAACAACTGATCTTGAAGTTGCAACTGCAGAGCTTGAGCTTGTAAGTTCTATCAACGATGCTGAAACAGCTGAAGAGCTTGCGACAGCACTTGTAAACCTTGAAAATGATAATTTCAACAACCTTACTAGCACACAGCGTCTAGAAGTGGCTGAGTGGTTCATGACTACTGTAGAAGATCAAGACCCAGCTTACTCTGACTCAACTGTAATTTCTACTGACCTTTCAGATGAAATTTCTAACGTTGACGGAGATGGTTACCTAGACCTACTTGCTGGTGTTAACGGAGCAACTTCTATTACTACTGCAGATGAAGCTCTAGAAGCTCTTAATATTGAAGAGTACGAAGCACTTTCTGCTGCTGAGCAACTTGATGCAGCTGAAAACGTATGGAATAACCAACCTGAAGGTGGATACACTTCCATTTCTTCAATCGTTGCAAACTTCTAA
- a CDS encoding MBOAT family O-acyltransferase, giving the protein MVFSNLVFLFCFLPIILLAYFISPKAIKNIILLIASLFFYAWGEPVYIFLMLFSIHMNYFLGRMIGKNTARKKAYLALAIIGNVAILGYFKYADFFITNVNRLFNTSLELTELPLPIGISFFTFQAMSYVIDVYRKQVEPQKNLISLALYISFFPQLVAGPIVRYNTINEQLMKRKVTLDKFSEGVRRFIIGLAKKVLLANAFGEVADGVFTSSTDDLSLATAWIGILAYTLQIYFDFSGYSDMAIGLGKMFGFDFLENFNFPYISLNVTEFWKRWHISLGAWFRDYVYIPLGGNRKGEAKTIRNLLIVWTITGFWHGASWTFMAWGFYYGVLITMERLGGANLLSRLWRPFQHLYLLLIVMIGWVFFRADDFTYSLSYLERMFGMGINGLMDSQSYIYLNDYWYIFALGILFSMPVLPYLKKKTSSIQKKKPFQVTFPWMSTAFYMLLMIASMLQLVNSTYNPFIYFRF; this is encoded by the coding sequence ATGGTATTCAGTAACTTAGTCTTTCTGTTCTGTTTCTTGCCTATCATTCTACTGGCATACTTCATCTCGCCAAAAGCTATTAAAAATATCATCCTATTGATCGCCAGTCTGTTCTTTTATGCCTGGGGAGAGCCAGTCTATATTTTTCTCATGCTCTTCTCCATCCATATGAATTACTTTCTCGGCAGGATGATCGGCAAGAATACAGCAAGGAAGAAGGCTTACTTAGCTTTAGCGATCATCGGAAATGTGGCGATTCTCGGTTACTTCAAATATGCCGATTTCTTCATTACAAATGTGAATCGCTTATTCAACACGTCATTGGAATTGACAGAGCTTCCGCTTCCGATCGGGATTTCCTTTTTCACTTTCCAAGCGATGAGCTATGTCATTGATGTTTATCGCAAGCAGGTAGAACCGCAAAAGAACCTGATTTCTTTAGCTCTTTACATATCCTTTTTCCCGCAATTGGTCGCCGGCCCGATTGTCAGGTATAACACCATCAATGAACAACTGATGAAGCGTAAGGTCACGTTGGATAAATTCTCTGAAGGGGTCAGACGGTTCATCATCGGCTTAGCAAAAAAAGTCCTGCTTGCGAATGCCTTCGGTGAAGTCGCTGATGGAGTCTTCACGAGTTCGACAGATGATTTGAGTTTAGCTACGGCGTGGATCGGTATTCTCGCTTACACCCTGCAAATCTATTTCGATTTCTCCGGGTATAGTGATATGGCGATCGGTCTCGGTAAAATGTTCGGCTTCGACTTTCTCGAGAACTTCAACTTTCCTTATATCTCATTGAATGTCACGGAATTCTGGAAACGCTGGCACATTTCATTAGGAGCCTGGTTCCGGGATTATGTATATATTCCTTTGGGTGGGAACCGGAAAGGCGAGGCTAAAACGATCCGCAATTTGTTGATCGTCTGGACGATCACCGGCTTCTGGCACGGAGCCAGCTGGACCTTCATGGCATGGGGTTTCTATTATGGGGTACTGATCACTATGGAACGGCTCGGGGGAGCAAACCTTCTCTCGAGATTATGGCGTCCCTTCCAGCATCTTTACCTTCTATTGATTGTCATGATCGGATGGGTTTTCTTCCGTGCCGATGATTTCACCTATTCCCTCTCCTATCTCGAGCGGATGTTCGGGATGGGGATCAACGGGTTGATGGACAGCCAAAGCTACATCTATTTGAACGATTACTGGTATATCTTCGCCTTAGGGATTCTATTCAGCATGCCGGTTCTGCCCTATTTGAAAAAGAAGACCAGTTCCATCCAGAAGAAAAAGCCTTTCCAAGTCACTTTTCCATGGATGTCGACCGCTTTCTATATGCTATTGATGATTGCTTCTATGCTCCAATTGGTGAATTCGACTTATAACCCATTCATTTACTTCAGATTCTAA
- a CDS encoding S8 family serine peptidase, with product MKHAHKIWLGFFIILLVSSLGTTASAEGLPSSERMMIGFEDSIDERLLEEISAEVHHTYEKMNVVSASLEKDKIKELRSHPEVKWLEEDQKVKTSAQKQTWGYETTKIGQSREWGLAGEGVKVAIVDTGVDSSHPDLNIKKGVSVLDETDSWQDDNGHGTHVAGVIGAQDNDVGIVGVAPQSEIYAVKALDEEGDGWESEIVAGVEWAIEQKVDIINLSLTSCKPSTGMKQTLERAENAGITVVAASGNGILCGGEYLNDVMYPARYESVISVGAVDQKDARALFSYGGESLDFVAPGTSIYSSYITTDKYPDGYRSMNGTSMAAPYVSGVLALTLEAYPHATEEEVKNLLVDRGIDLGEAGKDFDYGYGLVQSLDRPFADVRPGDWHYPYIRSLYKEEIVKGVADGRYAPLGEISREEVVTMIGRAIGLDGTKRASHFPDVDASTFGSGYIASAVEEGFIKGLPDGTFAPKQKISRGEVAVIIDRVFDLAPDTTVSFPDVSEDCYCYEAVTAVASAGIVNGFPDGTFGSDENITRSELAAVLDRALQ from the coding sequence ATGAAACACGCACACAAGATTTGGCTTGGTTTTTTCATCATCCTGCTAGTCTCATCATTAGGGACTACGGCCTCAGCTGAAGGTTTACCGTCATCTGAGCGAATGATGATCGGATTTGAAGACTCTATCGATGAAAGACTGCTAGAAGAGATTTCCGCCGAGGTCCATCATACATATGAAAAAATGAATGTTGTTTCAGCATCCCTCGAAAAGGATAAAATCAAAGAGTTACGTTCACATCCAGAGGTGAAATGGCTCGAAGAAGATCAGAAAGTGAAAACGAGCGCTCAAAAGCAGACATGGGGCTATGAAACTACGAAAATCGGACAATCCAGAGAATGGGGCCTCGCAGGTGAAGGGGTCAAAGTCGCTATTGTTGATACAGGAGTAGATAGCAGTCACCCCGACTTGAATATTAAAAAAGGTGTCAGTGTTTTGGATGAAACAGACAGCTGGCAGGATGACAATGGCCACGGCACCCATGTGGCAGGAGTGATCGGCGCCCAGGATAATGATGTAGGGATAGTCGGTGTCGCACCACAGTCAGAAATATATGCCGTCAAAGCCCTTGATGAAGAAGGGGATGGCTGGGAAAGTGAAATCGTCGCAGGTGTCGAGTGGGCGATCGAGCAGAAGGTTGACATCATCAACTTGAGCTTGACTTCCTGTAAACCATCGACTGGAATGAAACAGACACTCGAGCGCGCAGAAAATGCTGGAATCACGGTTGTCGCAGCTTCAGGAAACGGAATCCTCTGCGGCGGGGAATATTTGAATGATGTCATGTATCCAGCACGCTACGAGAGTGTCATCAGTGTCGGCGCTGTCGATCAGAAGGATGCACGCGCGTTATTTTCCTATGGCGGTGAATCTTTGGACTTTGTAGCTCCCGGGACAAGCATTTACAGTTCTTACATCACGACAGATAAATACCCGGATGGCTATAGGAGTATGAATGGTACATCGATGGCAGCTCCTTATGTGAGCGGGGTTTTGGCTTTGACGCTAGAGGCTTATCCTCATGCAACAGAGGAAGAAGTGAAAAACCTTCTTGTTGACAGGGGCATCGATCTTGGTGAAGCTGGAAAAGATTTCGACTATGGGTACGGGCTGGTTCAATCGCTCGATCGTCCGTTTGCAGATGTCCGTCCTGGTGATTGGCATTATCCATACATCCGCAGTTTATATAAAGAGGAAATCGTCAAAGGTGTGGCAGACGGAAGGTATGCACCACTCGGTGAAATTTCCCGCGAAGAAGTCGTGACGATGATCGGTCGTGCGATCGGTCTTGACGGAACAAAACGGGCCTCCCATTTTCCTGATGTGGATGCTTCCACCTTTGGCTCTGGTTATATCGCATCGGCGGTCGAGGAAGGGTTCATCAAAGGTCTTCCTGATGGTACATTTGCACCGAAACAGAAGATTTCCCGAGGTGAAGTCGCCGTCATCATCGACAGGGTATTTGACCTTGCTCCAGACACAACGGTCTCGTTCCCGGATGTTTCTGAAGACTGCTACTGCTATGAAGCGGTAACAGCGGTAGCTTCTGCAGGAATCGTCAATGGTTTTCCTGACGGCACATTCGGTTCTGATGAAAACATCACGCGTTCTGAACTTGCTGCCGTTTTAGATCGGGCACTTCAATAA